In Dyadobacter sp. NIV53, a single window of DNA contains:
- a CDS encoding ankyrin repeat domain-containing protein has translation MKKIFIAICTFISIATSIETKAQQNVLLEQSFWKTSPDVTAVKAEIEKGSNPSQFNGNLFDPVVLAINAGAPNPTIEYLMTQPGNTVDKATHDGRIYLHWAAMKGNVELMEYLVAKGAKGNYVDGHGATPINFAAGGGQQNTRVYDICLAHGADLKKDLNNDGANALLIGIANDKDLALTNYFVSKGLDLKSTDAAGNNAFSYAARAGKIDILKTLLQKGVPANSNAILMAAQGSRGGANPIEVYQYLESLNLKPTVIGKSGENALHAIVRKPKQDEIIKYFISKGVDVNKADEDGNTVFMNAAASNRDTATLGMLLSNVKNINLGNSKGVSALAMAVRSNSPEVIGYLVGKGADIKTTDKNGDNLDFYLVQSYNAQRVPEFEAKLKVLQDKGFKVEEPASNGNTLYHLAVAKNDLSLLKRLEAFKIDINAKNKEGLTALHRAAMISKDDTMMKYLLSVGAKKEIETNFKETAFDLAGENESLSKNNVTVNFLK, from the coding sequence ATGAAAAAAATATTTATCGCCATCTGTACATTCATATCGATTGCGACATCAATTGAAACAAAAGCCCAGCAAAATGTACTTTTGGAGCAATCGTTCTGGAAAACTTCTCCGGACGTGACCGCAGTTAAAGCTGAAATCGAAAAAGGCAGCAATCCTTCACAGTTTAATGGTAACTTATTTGATCCTGTGGTTCTGGCAATTAATGCCGGGGCACCGAATCCTACCATTGAATATCTGATGACCCAGCCGGGTAATACCGTTGACAAGGCGACTCATGATGGCCGGATTTATTTGCATTGGGCGGCAATGAAAGGCAATGTTGAACTGATGGAATATCTGGTCGCAAAAGGAGCCAAAGGAAATTATGTGGATGGTCATGGAGCTACACCGATCAACTTCGCGGCCGGCGGCGGTCAGCAGAATACCAGGGTGTATGATATTTGTCTGGCGCATGGAGCTGATCTTAAAAAGGATCTGAACAATGATGGTGCAAATGCGCTTTTGATTGGAATAGCCAATGACAAGGATCTGGCACTGACCAACTATTTTGTCTCAAAAGGCCTCGACCTGAAAAGTACGGATGCTGCGGGTAATAATGCATTCAGCTACGCTGCCCGTGCCGGCAAAATTGACATTCTGAAAACACTTTTACAAAAAGGGGTTCCGGCAAATTCAAATGCGATATTGATGGCTGCGCAAGGTTCACGCGGTGGTGCCAACCCGATTGAAGTATATCAATATCTAGAGAGCCTGAATTTGAAACCGACTGTAATCGGGAAAAGTGGTGAAAATGCGTTGCATGCAATCGTACGCAAGCCAAAACAGGATGAAATCATCAAGTATTTTATTTCAAAAGGCGTTGATGTAAATAAGGCTGACGAAGACGGAAATACGGTGTTCATGAACGCTGCTGCCAGTAACCGCGATACGGCTACATTGGGAATGTTGCTTTCAAATGTGAAGAATATTAACCTGGGTAATTCGAAAGGTGTCAGCGCATTGGCTATGGCGGTTCGCAGTAATTCTCCGGAAGTGATCGGTTATCTGGTTGGCAAAGGGGCCGATATCAAAACGACGGACAAAAATGGTGACAATCTTGATTTCTATCTGGTTCAATCTTACAACGCGCAACGAGTGCCTGAATTTGAGGCCAAGCTGAAAGTGTTGCAGGATAAAGGTTTCAAAGTGGAAGAGCCTGCCAGTAACGGCAACACATTGTATCATCTGGCAGTTGCCAAAAATGATCTTTCCTTATTGAAGCGCCTGGAAGCGTTTAAAATTGACATTAATGCAAAAAATAAAGAAGGCCTTACGGCATTGCACCGTGCGGCGATGATCTCAAAAGACGATACCATGATGAAATACCTTTTGTCTGTTGGTGCCAAAAAAGAGATAGAAACGAACTTCAAAGAGACTGCTTTCGACCTTGCCGGCGAAAACGAATCACTATCTAAAAACAATGTAACTGTTAATTTCCTGAAATAA
- a CDS encoding efflux RND transporter periplasmic adaptor subunit codes for MNRILMAISLCSVFYLTSCDKKKEEKEEEVKYLVTSPLLKDTLVTKEYVAQIHAISHIELRALEKGYLQKIFVDEGQLVQKGQLMFKIMPMIYEAETQKAQAEANFAEIEYKNTKSLADSNVVSKNELALGKAKFDKAKAELNLAQAHLSFTDIRAPFSGIMDHFQGRLGSLVNEGDLLTTISDNSKMWVYYNVPEAEYLDYKTKIIKDGALKVDLLMANNKMFDYPGLVETIEADFNNETGNIAFRATFPNPKGLLRHGETGNIQVKLPFKNALIIPQKATFEVLEKKYVYVLDKDSKIQSREITIAAELPHIFVVGSGLSKDDKILLEGLRQVHENEKIETKFVKPDSVISHLSLYAE; via the coding sequence ATGAATAGAATTCTCATGGCCATAAGCTTGTGCAGCGTGTTCTACCTGACAAGCTGTGACAAGAAGAAGGAAGAAAAGGAAGAAGAAGTGAAGTACCTGGTGACAAGTCCTTTGCTGAAAGACACATTGGTTACAAAGGAATATGTCGCCCAGATCCATGCCATCAGCCATATCGAGCTCAGGGCTTTGGAAAAGGGGTATCTTCAGAAGATTTTCGTAGACGAAGGACAGTTGGTACAAAAGGGACAGCTTATGTTCAAAATTATGCCAATGATTTACGAGGCCGAAACGCAAAAAGCGCAGGCTGAGGCCAATTTCGCAGAAATCGAATACAAAAACACCAAATCCCTGGCTGACAGTAATGTGGTTTCTAAAAACGAGCTTGCTTTGGGAAAAGCCAAATTTGATAAGGCAAAAGCTGAACTGAATTTAGCACAGGCACATTTGAGCTTTACGGATATCAGGGCGCCGTTCAGTGGTATTATGGATCATTTCCAGGGAAGGCTTGGAAGTTTGGTCAACGAAGGCGATCTGCTTACCACGATTTCGGACAACAGTAAAATGTGGGTGTATTACAATGTTCCGGAAGCTGAATATCTGGATTACAAAACGAAGATCATTAAAGACGGTGCTTTGAAAGTGGATTTGCTGATGGCAAATAACAAGATGTTTGATTATCCCGGTCTGGTTGAAACTATTGAGGCTGATTTTAACAATGAAACGGGTAACATCGCTTTCAGGGCAACATTTCCTAATCCGAAAGGATTGCTAAGACATGGCGAAACGGGTAATATTCAGGTTAAGCTACCATTTAAAAATGCTTTGATCATTCCTCAGAAAGCTACGTTTGAGGTTCTTGAGAAAAAATATGTATATGTCCTGGATAAAGACAGCAAGATTCAGTCAAGAGAAATAACGATTGCAGCAGAATTGCCACACATTTTTGTAGTTGGCTCTGGTCTGAGCAAGGATGACAAAATCCTTTTGGAAGGCTTACGCCAAGTACACGAAAACGAAAAAATAGAAACCAAATTCGTTAAGCCTGATTCTGTGATATCCCATTTAAGTCTATATGCCGAATAA
- a CDS encoding TolC family protein, giving the protein MRNKRILNWAGITLLALIYTGCSVPPIAHRTENRTVPVGYNNSQDSTNTAKISWKSYFTDPYLTALIDTAFKNNQELNITLQEIEISRQEIRARKGEYLPFVGLGGGAGVDKIGRYTNIGASEATTDIKPGKETPEFLPDVQVAAFARWEVDIWHKLRNARKAAVSRYLASVEGRNFMMTNLISEIANSYYELLALDAQLAIIQQNIEIQTNALKIVRMEKEATRVTELAVKRFEAQVLHTQDLQYDIRQRITVTENRINFLMGRYPQPVQRDKASFANLVPNVMQAGIPSQLLQNRPDVKQAENNLAAAKLDVEVARANFYPSLSLNAALGLRAFSPVYIAKLPESLVATLAGDLAGPLINKNAIKATYASASARQIQAVYEYERTVLNAYIEVANQLSNISNLASSYDLKTKEVEALTQSVTISNRLFASARADYMEVLLTQRDALESRFDLIETKMQQMNATVNIYRALGGGWN; this is encoded by the coding sequence ATGCGGAATAAAAGAATATTGAACTGGGCCGGGATAACGCTCCTGGCCCTGATTTACACCGGATGCAGTGTGCCACCGATTGCTCACAGAACAGAGAACAGGACAGTACCTGTGGGTTATAACAACTCACAGGACTCCACCAACACGGCAAAGATTAGCTGGAAAAGCTATTTCACTGATCCTTACCTGACTGCGCTGATTGACACGGCTTTTAAAAACAACCAGGAACTGAACATCACCTTGCAGGAAATTGAAATTTCAAGGCAGGAAATCAGGGCCAGAAAAGGGGAATATCTGCCATTTGTTGGTTTGGGCGGCGGAGCAGGCGTAGACAAGATTGGCCGGTATACGAACATCGGAGCCAGTGAAGCTACAACCGATATCAAGCCGGGGAAAGAAACACCTGAATTTTTACCTGATGTACAAGTTGCGGCTTTTGCAAGATGGGAAGTCGATATCTGGCACAAGCTGCGTAACGCAAGAAAAGCGGCTGTATCCCGGTATCTGGCATCGGTGGAAGGAAGAAATTTCATGATGACCAATCTTATTTCTGAAATTGCTAATTCTTACTATGAATTACTGGCACTTGACGCCCAGTTGGCTATTATCCAGCAAAACATTGAAATTCAGACCAATGCGCTGAAAATCGTGAGAATGGAAAAAGAGGCGACCCGGGTTACCGAACTGGCAGTCAAGCGATTTGAAGCTCAGGTATTGCATACGCAAGATCTGCAATATGATATCAGACAGCGGATTACAGTAACCGAAAACAGAATTAATTTTCTGATGGGTAGATATCCTCAGCCGGTTCAGAGAGATAAAGCCAGTTTCGCGAATTTGGTACCAAATGTGATGCAGGCAGGTATCCCTTCCCAATTATTGCAGAATCGCCCGGACGTAAAACAAGCTGAAAACAATCTGGCGGCAGCTAAGCTGGACGTGGAAGTGGCAAGAGCTAATTTTTATCCAAGTTTGAGTCTTAACGCAGCTTTGGGTCTTCGTGCGTTCAGTCCGGTATATATTGCCAAATTACCTGAATCACTGGTTGCAACCCTTGCGGGAGATCTGGCTGGTCCGCTGATCAATAAAAATGCGATCAAAGCAACTTACGCCAGTGCCAGTGCCCGACAAATCCAGGCCGTTTACGAATACGAACGGACAGTGCTAAACGCTTATATTGAAGTGGCCAATCAGCTATCCAACATCAGTAATTTGGCAAGTAGTTATGACTTGAAAACCAAAGAAGTTGAAGCATTAACGCAATCCGTTACGATTTCCAACCGACTTTTCGCATCAGCGCGGGCCGATTATATGGAAGTGCTGTTAACCCAAAGAGACGCTCTGGAATCAAGATTTGACCTGATCGAAACCAAAATGCAGCAAATGAACGCCACGGTAAATATTTACCGTGCGCTTGGCGGGGGTTGGAATTGA
- a CDS encoding DUF2271 domain-containing protein yields MSNLLKTAFVFLALIVARPATTFAQNAGTAKYKCVIQMTNYMGEGAYIVISLINSKNAYEKTLYVLGPDKKWYNSIKEWHKFQSKKPANISAITGASVTGGDRSVNVIEIESAKINAGYKIRFESAVEDKEYHVKDLEIPLTTEGLSAKSEGTGFIRYVRFSPN; encoded by the coding sequence ATGTCCAATCTACTTAAAACAGCGTTTGTATTTCTTGCGCTAATAGTCGCTCGTCCTGCCACTACATTTGCACAAAACGCAGGTACGGCCAAATACAAATGCGTGATCCAGATGACAAATTACATGGGCGAAGGTGCATATATTGTCATTTCCCTGATCAACAGTAAAAATGCCTACGAAAAAACATTGTACGTACTTGGCCCTGATAAGAAGTGGTACAACAGTATAAAAGAATGGCATAAGTTTCAATCCAAAAAACCTGCGAATATCAGTGCAATTACCGGCGCATCCGTTACAGGCGGTGATCGCAGCGTAAATGTGATAGAAATTGAAAGCGCAAAAATCAATGCCGGTTATAAAATCAGATTTGAAAGTGCCGTAGAAGATAAAGAATATCACGTCAAAGATCTGGAAATTCCTTTAACCACGGAAGGCCTTTCCGCCAAGAGCGAAGGTACCGGATTCATCCGCTACGTCCGGTTCAGCCCCAATTAA
- a CDS encoding efflux RND transporter permease subunit, with product MFNQFIRRPVFAIVISIMIVFIGILAIEKLPISQFPDIAPTTVNIFIAYPGASADVLVKSTLITLEQAINGVQDMRYIATDATSAGEATLRIIFEPGTDPNVAVIRVKTRVDQVMPLLPELVQREGVIISPVQPSMLMYVNLYSKEKSIDEKFLFNYATVKMIPEIQRTKGIARAQILGSRRYAMRLWLNPERMRAYNISTEEVMTAVGEQSIVGRPGRIGQSSGIAAQSLEYVLTYKGRYDKPEQYEDIIIRANSKGESIHLRDIAKVELGSEFFDIYSNLDGHPSAAIVLRQNYGSNASDVIEEVKKKLDVMKESFPPGVDYKISYDVSNFLDASIEQVIDTLRDAFILVALVVFVFLGDWRSTLIPILAVPVSLIGAFFVIQGFGLSINLITLFALVLAIGIVVDDAIVVVEAVHAKFEEEPGITPYNAVKKVLSEISGAIIAITAVMVSVFLPISFMSGPVGTFYRQFSITMASSIVISALIALTLTPVLCAMLLENHHGHPRKKNILTKSLDAFNRVFDKLTGRYVGLLKMIVSRKVVTWGVLLIFCAGIVFVNKILPAGFIPNEDQSTIYAIIQTPPGSTLEKTNEVSRRLQKICEEVGGIESVSSLAGYEIMTEGRGSNAGTCLINLKPWGDRDKNVKEIMEELEAKTRGLGAVVEFFEPPAIPGFGTSGGFSMRLLDKTSDTDYAEFDKINKKFMGDLAKRPELTGLFTFFAANYPQYELQIDNQLAMQKGVSIGKAMDNLNIMIGSTYEQGFTRFNQFFKVYVQSDPSFRRLPSDLLKLFVKNDVGEMVPYSSFMTLKKGQGPNEITRFNLYNSAAIQGLPAKGYTTADAIAAIREVSAKTLPKGYDIAFEGLSYDESIRGNESLVVFMIVLAFVYFVLAAQYESFIIPFAVVLSLPVGVFGSFLLLKLMGLENNIYAQIGLIMLVGLLGKNAVLIVEFAVQKRHQGETILNAAIEGAKVRFRPILMTSFAFVAGLIPLISASGAGAIGNRTIGASAMGGMLFGTIFGVIIIPGLYYIFGSLADGRKMIKDEEDGSLSEQFVHAVDAFPLTQETQNDAE from the coding sequence ATGTTCAATCAATTTATAAGGAGACCTGTATTCGCTATTGTGATTTCGATCATGATCGTCTTTATAGGCATACTGGCGATTGAGAAATTACCTATTTCTCAGTTCCCGGACATCGCCCCGACAACAGTAAACATTTTTATAGCCTATCCTGGTGCGAGTGCGGATGTACTCGTTAAGTCCACGCTGATTACCCTTGAACAGGCGATCAACGGGGTGCAGGATATGCGTTACATTGCTACGGATGCAACCAGTGCCGGTGAAGCCACACTCAGGATCATTTTTGAGCCCGGTACAGACCCCAACGTAGCCGTAATCCGGGTAAAAACCAGGGTGGATCAGGTGATGCCGCTTTTGCCTGAACTTGTTCAGCGTGAAGGGGTTATTATCTCTCCGGTTCAGCCTAGTATGTTGATGTATGTTAACCTTTATTCTAAGGAAAAAAGCATTGACGAAAAATTCCTGTTCAACTACGCTACCGTAAAAATGATCCCTGAAATTCAGCGGACCAAAGGTATAGCGAGAGCACAAATATTGGGTAGTCGTAGATATGCGATGCGTCTTTGGTTAAATCCGGAGCGTATGCGTGCCTATAACATTTCTACCGAAGAAGTAATGACGGCGGTAGGCGAGCAAAGTATTGTTGGTCGCCCGGGCCGGATCGGTCAAAGTTCGGGTATTGCTGCCCAGTCGCTGGAATATGTGCTTACTTATAAAGGTAGGTATGACAAGCCTGAGCAGTATGAAGACATTATTATACGTGCCAATTCAAAAGGTGAAAGCATACATTTAAGAGATATAGCCAAGGTTGAATTAGGTAGTGAATTCTTTGATATTTATTCCAATCTGGATGGCCATCCTTCGGCCGCGATCGTGTTACGTCAAAATTATGGTAGTAATGCCAGTGACGTAATCGAAGAGGTAAAAAAGAAGCTTGATGTCATGAAAGAATCCTTCCCTCCGGGTGTGGATTACAAGATCAGTTATGACGTTTCCAACTTCCTGGACGCCTCTATCGAGCAGGTTATTGACACTTTGCGTGATGCATTTATTCTGGTTGCCCTGGTTGTTTTTGTATTCCTTGGAGACTGGCGTTCAACTTTGATTCCGATCCTGGCGGTTCCGGTATCGTTAATCGGGGCCTTCTTTGTGATTCAGGGTTTTGGGCTCTCCATCAACCTGATTACGCTTTTTGCACTTGTACTTGCGATTGGTATTGTGGTCGATGATGCGATTGTCGTCGTCGAGGCCGTCCATGCCAAGTTTGAAGAAGAGCCGGGGATAACCCCTTACAACGCAGTGAAAAAAGTGCTTTCTGAGATCAGCGGAGCGATTATCGCGATCACAGCCGTAATGGTATCCGTGTTTCTTCCGATTTCGTTTATGTCTGGCCCGGTTGGTACGTTCTACCGTCAGTTCTCGATTACAATGGCTAGTTCTATCGTAATTTCGGCCCTGATCGCCTTGACATTGACTCCTGTATTGTGCGCCATGCTGTTAGAAAATCATCATGGACATCCAAGAAAGAAGAACATACTTACCAAATCGCTGGATGCGTTTAACCGCGTATTTGATAAACTTACCGGAAGATACGTCGGTCTGTTAAAAATGATCGTTAGCAGGAAAGTGGTTACATGGGGTGTCTTATTGATATTCTGCGCAGGAATTGTATTTGTGAATAAAATTCTACCAGCAGGTTTCATTCCTAACGAAGATCAGAGTACGATCTATGCGATTATCCAGACTCCTCCGGGATCTACACTTGAAAAAACCAACGAAGTTTCAAGACGTCTTCAGAAAATTTGTGAAGAAGTGGGTGGAATCGAATCGGTATCATCTTTGGCTGGTTACGAGATCATGACAGAAGGCCGTGGTTCTAATGCCGGTACTTGTTTGATCAACTTAAAGCCTTGGGGAGATCGTGATAAAAACGTGAAAGAAATCATGGAAGAACTGGAAGCCAAAACAAGAGGTTTGGGTGCCGTGGTTGAATTCTTTGAACCGCCAGCGATTCCTGGTTTTGGTACTTCGGGTGGTTTCTCTATGCGTTTGCTGGATAAAACATCCGATACCGATTACGCTGAATTTGATAAGATAAACAAGAAATTCATGGGTGATCTGGCAAAACGTCCGGAGCTTACCGGGTTGTTTACCTTCTTTGCTGCGAATTATCCGCAATACGAATTGCAGATTGACAATCAGCTTGCGATGCAAAAAGGTGTTTCTATCGGAAAAGCGATGGACAACCTGAACATCATGATCGGTAGTACGTACGAACAGGGGTTTACGAGATTTAACCAGTTCTTTAAGGTATACGTGCAGTCGGATCCAAGTTTCAGAAGGCTTCCATCAGATCTTTTAAAGCTTTTTGTTAAAAATGATGTTGGAGAAATGGTTCCTTATTCATCGTTCATGACACTTAAAAAAGGCCAGGGGCCTAATGAGATCACCCGTTTCAACTTGTACAATTCCGCAGCGATCCAGGGTCTTCCGGCCAAAGGATATACTACTGCTGATGCGATTGCAGCCATTCGTGAAGTTTCTGCCAAGACATTACCAAAAGGATACGATATCGCTTTTGAAGGTCTTTCCTATGATGAATCCATTCGTGGAAATGAGTCACTGGTTGTTTTCATGATCGTATTGGCCTTCGTATACTTTGTACTGGCAGCCCAGTATGAAAGCTTTATTATTCCATTCGCGGTTGTGTTATCGCTTCCTGTTGGGGTATTTGGTTCATTCCTGCTTCTGAAATTGATGGGATTGGAAAACAACATCTATGCCCAGATCGGTTTGATCATGCTTGTCGGTCTGTTAGGTAAGAATGCCGTACTGATCGTCGAATTTGCTGTCCAGAAGCGGCATCAGGGAGAAACGATCCTGAACGCGGCCATTGAAGGAGCCAAAGTTCGTTTCCGTCCTATCCTAATGACCTCGTTCGCTTTCGTTGCCGGTTTGATACCATTGATCAGTGCGTCGGGCGCGGGTGCCATCGGAAACCGTACAATCGGTGCTTCGGCCATGGGTGGTATGTTATTCGGAACAATTTTCGGGGTAATTATCATTCCCGGATTGTACTACATATTTGGCAGCTTGGCCGATGGTAGAAAAATGATCAAAGATGAAGAGGACGGCTCATTGTCTGAGCAGTTTGTTCATGCAGTCGATGCTTTCCCTCTAACTCAAGAAACTCAAAATGATGCGGAATAA